The sequence GCTGACAGCGATTCTCGCGACCCACGCCCTGCGAATTTTGTGCGCTCGACCTATGCCTGAGGCTCTGCCGCTGCCTTCTACTACTGACGTCTCTGCCGGGCTTCAAGCATCCTCAACCCAGGCTCCTCTCAACCCCGACTCGTGGCCCTACGTATCCTTGCTAGTAGCGGCCAAAAACGAAGAAACTGTGATTGAGCCCCTGGTAGCGGCCCTATGCCAGATCGACTACCCGACCAGCCGCTACGACGTCTGGATCATTGACGATAACAGTACCGATGGCACGGCCCAGCGATTGCAGGCCCTAGCCCAGCGATACCCTCAGCTGCGGGTACTGCGTCGTCCTACCGCTGCCAGCGGTGGTAAGTCGGGGGCACTTAACCAGGTTTGGCCCGACACTAAAGGCGACATTATTGGTGTGTTTGATGCCGATGCGCGGGTGCCTCAGGACGTGCTGCGCCAGATTGTGCCGCTGTTTGACGCGGGCAAAGTAGGGGCGGTGCAGATGCAGAAAGCTATAGTTAACCGAGCTAAAAACCTCTGGACTCGCGGTCAGCAGGCAGAGATGGCCCTTGATAGCTATTTTCAGCAGCAGCGTATCAGTCTAGGCGGCATTGGCGAACTGCGGGGCAACGGTCAGTTTGTCCGTCGGGCGGCCTTGACCCAATGCGGCGGCTGGAACGAAGAAACCATTACCGATGATCTCGATTTGACCCTGCGCCTGCACTTTAGTGGCTGGGAAATTCACTTTTTGCTGCACCCCGCCGTGGGTGAAGAAGGGGTCGAACGACCTCTGGCGCTGTGGCATCAGCGCAATCGCTGGGCTGAGGGGGGCTATCAGCGCTACCTCGACTACTGGCGGTTGATTGCCCAGCATCGCTTGGCCCCAGCCAAAACCTTCGATATGGCAGCCTTTTGGATGATTCAGTATGGCCTGCCTACGGTGGCCTTACCCGATTTTGTAATGGCGATGCTGCGGCATCGTTTGCCACTGTTTTTGCCGTTGTCAAGTTTGGCCTTGACGCTATCGATGGTGGGCATGTTCTGTGGGCTTCGACGGACTCGTCCTCAGCCCGTCTGGGTCAGCGGGTTGCAAACGCTGTGGGGCAATTTCTATATGCTGCACTGGCTGTTGGTGATTGCTACTATGGCCATGCGGCTGTCGGTACGGCCCAAGCGGCTACGCTGGGTCAAAACCGTTCATTTGGGCAGCGAAGAAGACCTCAGGGTTGATATGCCTTAGGCTCCTTTTCTTCACGTTGGGGTTCAGGTTCGCTTGAGAATCATGGCTCTGAGGACTTGGCCCCCTGATTTTTGCCGCCGGTTTGACTGAAGACTGTTATCTGCGATCGCACGTCCATGCCCTGGTTCGTTAAACTCGAAAGAGGCATTGTTAACAAAGCCACCTTTGACCAGTTTGTGCCCGACCATGTGGCCTACGTCAAAGACCTGATCGCCCAGGGCCATGCCGCCAAAACCGGCTACTGGGCCGAATATGGGGGTGGTATGCTGTTGTTCCGGGCCGATTCTATCGAAGAAGCCCGCGCCATTGTGGCCGCCGACCCGTTGATTGCCAACCACTGCGTCGAGTACGAGCTGCACGAATGGCGGGTGGTGGTCGAATAGGAGAATGCGCCGTGGCCGATTCAAGTGATGGATACAAGATTGTCAGCGACAACCGCCAGGCTCGCCACGAGTACGAAATTTTAGAAACCTACGAAGCTGGGCTAGAGCTGATGGGCTCAGAGGTCAAGTCCATTCGCCAGGGCCGCGTGAACCTGCGCGACGGCTACGCCCTGATTAAAGACGGTGAACTGTGGCTGCACAATATCCACATTTCTCCCTACACAATGACCAACAAGGCCTATAACCACGAGGCCAAGCGCGCCCGCAAGCTGCTGCTGCACCGTGACGAAATTCGCAAACTGATCGGCAAAGTTGAGCAAAAGGGGCTAACTCTGGTGCCGCTTAAGCTCTATCTTCAACGGGGCTGGGTCAAGGCCACCATTGCCCTGGCTAAGGGCAAAAAACTCCACGACAAGCGGGAAAGCCTCAAGCGCAAACAAGAAAGCCGCGAGACGGCTCGGGCACTGAGCGGACGGGATTAATTCAGTTCAATTGCTCGGCGCTGGCTGGCCCGTAGGTTCTGAGGTATACACTCACTCAATACTCACGCCGCCAAAGGTTTCAGCCTTTTTGCCGGCCCGCGCCGGAGCCGCTTTTTCGAGCTGACGGGCCTGCTGGTGATGACGCTGAAAGTGGCTGAGCCAAGCTTCTGGAGCATTCATCGTTTCACCGCCGTGCTTAGTGAGGCGCTGGCGCACCTGGCAGAGCACCGGCGTATTGACGCAGGCCCCAGAGACAATTACCTGACCCTTGGTGAGTGAGGGTAGTTCTTTGAGTAAATCGCGCCCGGCGGCTTCAACACCGTACTTGAGGCTGTCTTGGTCAACAGGGTTGACAATGCGCATTAGAAACTGGCTCATGCACTGGGAGAGCACATCCGAGTCGAGCTTACCGGGGCGCTGGGTAATTAGCCCCACCCCCATGCCAAACTTGCGGCCCTCACTGAGAATGGTGCGCAAAATTTGCTTACAGCGGGCCGGTTCGTGGGCCGGAGCAAAGCGGTGGGCCTCCTCGATCAAAATGAATACCGGGTAGGGCAGGTAGTTTTCGTCGTCGGGGGTAATTTTTTCTTTAGCGGTGTTCATGCGGGCCTGGTAGCTTTGGCGCAGCACGGCGGCACAGATCACCTGTTGCTCCTCCTGGCTGATCTCGTTCATTTGCAGCACGGTAACCTGGCCTGGAGAGAAGAGGTCTTTAGGGGCTAGGTGCTGCACCCGGTGAAAATAATCTGACCGCTCCAGCTTGCCTAGCTTCCACTCTAGGGCGGGAGCTGAGGAGCCAGTTTTTTCATTGCCCTCGTCGTCGGTGGTGCGGTCTGACTCGTAGCAAGCGGAGATTAAATCCTGCACATCCCAGCGGTGTTCGCCAAACTTGTGCTTACCCAATAGGCTGAAGGCTTTGTTGAGAATGGCCTGTTGGCGATCGCTCATATCTGGCAGCAAAGTGAGAATGTCGTAGTAATCGAGGGACGACATGCGAATGCGAATGTCGTCGGGGGTGAGAATTTTGACCTCGGGGCTGTAGCCGTCGTCGCTGGCAAAGCTGGGGTGACCCCGCAGTTCGGTCAGGGTGCCATACTCGCCGTGGGGGTCAAAGATCAGCACGGCGGCACGGTTGTAGGGGCTGAGCAGCTCTTCGATCAGCACCCCAGCGGTGTAAGACTTACCGGAGCCGGTACCGGCCAAAATTGCCATATGGGTACTGACCAATTCCTTCACGTCTAAGGCGACGGGCACCCGCCCCCCAGGGCGCAGCAGCAGCGAACCAATGTGGGCCGAGCCGACAGCCTGGGGCTGCTTTTTGTTGATGATCTGGCGCAGGCTCTCGTCATCGGCCAGGCAGACCTTAGCGCCGGGGTCAGGGGCAACGCGAGGGTTCATGAACCCCAGGGCGGGGTGGAAGTGACCCACCACATCGACAGTGACTTCGTAAATTTCGGGGTTGGGGTGGGCAAAGCCGACCAGGGCAGCGATCGCCTCAGGGTCAATATCGGGGTCAGCAAAAATGCGATCGGGCAGGTGGTCAATCAAGCGACGCTCAGAGATTTTACCCAAAATCTGGGCATTGGCCATATCCGCTAGATCGACGGTGTAATAAACAAACTCGCCAATCTTGACCTGGCGATTGTCGGCAGTAATAAACACATACTGGTTGCCATTTTCCCCTGGCCCCTTAACGGTGCCGATCACTGGAGAGGTCGAAGCTGGTGCTGAGCGTGCCATAGAAACCCCGCTAGAAAACCCGTTGCCAATCCCATAGCCAGAGAATAGCCATTTCTGGCCCAGGCTTCATTAATACTAATGTCCTGCTGGAGATTAGGGTAGGGGCCAGGTGATCAGTCCACCAAGCAGACCTTACAGCCTGATCCATCCACCCGAGGTGCGAAGTGGGGTTTTTCTGTTAGACCGCCCTCGAAAACTGGCGGATTCACGGATACCCCCCCGCAGACCAATAGATACGCTAAAGGTAGTCAGGGGTAAGTAGCTTTGCTGCCACATTACCCCTGGCCCAGGCTTTAGGAACACTTCGCTGGATAGCCCCATGGCATCTGACAATTCACCAGTTTTGTTCCAGGCTCGCCCTCCCGAAGGGTTATCGCTGGCCGCCTCCACCCATGGCGACGGTAGAGAAATCTGGCCGTTGGTTCATGCCCTGGCGGCTACCCTCAATGACCCCAACCCCCTACCGGCCCTAACCGAGGTGCTGGGCACTCATCTCGGCGCACGCGCCTGTCTCATGCTCTGTCACTACCCCAGCACTAGTGGCGTCACCTATACCTGCTGGCACCAGGGAACTGCCCCGGCGAGTCACTGGCTAGCCGCCAGCTCAGACCCCAGTACAGTCTTGGACGGGCAGCGTCGCGTAACCCTCGAACTCATTCAGCAGACCATTGCCCCCCCGATGGGCCTGGGCTGGCCTCACTGGCGCAAGGGGTTAGCAGAACTGCTGCAGGCCGATCATCGTCCCCCCGCCTGGCTGCGGGCGATCGCCACCGCTACGGCAATTGCTGTCGATGGGTCAGGCTTGCAGGGAGCTATTTTGCTGCTCGGCACCTCTAGCCTAGGGCTAGACCAAACCGTACAGGCAAATTTGGCCAGTCTGGGGGCGATCGCCTTTCATCAGTACTACCTCCAGGGACAGGCGCAGGGCAATGCCGAGCAAGTGCTCTACCTCAACCATCTCAAAGAAGACTTTCTCAGTACCCTTAGCCACGAGTTGCGCACCCCCCTGACCAGCATGATGCTGGCCATCCGTATGTTGCGCCGCCCCGACCTCACTCCCGAGCGATCGGCTATGTACTTAGATATCTTGGAGCAGCAGTGCACCCGCGAAATTAATTTGGTCAACGACCTGCTGATGCTGCAAACCCTTGAGTCTACACCCCCCTTAACCACTCCCCAACCCATTGACCTAAGCCACCTACTTACCGATTTAGCCCAGCAGGCAAAAGAGCCCTTTCAACAGGCACAGCTCACCCTGGCGCAGCAACTACCGCCCACGCCGGTGACGCTGTCGATCGATTCGGCCCAGTTGACTAAGGTGTTGCAAGAGCTATTGGCCAACGCCCGCAAATACTCCGCTCCTCAAACGACTGTGACCCTGGCCCTGGCCGACAATCAAGCCCATCAGGGTCGAATCACACTACAAATTAGCAATGTAGGAGCTGCCATTGGGGCAGACGACTTGCCCCATATTTTCGATAAATTTCGCCGGGGATGTAATGCCACCAAAGACGGCATCGCTGGCACTGGTGCTGGCCTCGCCCTGGTCCACGGGATTGTTGAGCAGCTGGGGGGCACCATTAAGGTGTCGAGCCAGCCCCATGACAATCAGCTCTGGCAGACCTGTTTTACCCTTGAGTTCGAACATCATGACAAATCTATCCACAATTCATAGGCACCACACCGTCCCACTAAAATTTGCTGCTATTCTGAGCACAGGTACGGTTGCCTGGCTCAACTGCACCATTGACGGCTGGTTTTAACCCATGACTGCAAATCCTCCCAACCCAACAAATTTTGAGGCAGCGCCCCTGGACGCTGAAGTTTTTGCTGGCGATCTGGGGTCGGGTGCCCTGGCGCTAGAGTCTGGAGTGAGCGTTCAAACCGAAAAGCTGGAGGGCCAGCAGCGACGAATTTTGGCGTTTACGCAAATTCCAGCCACAGTCGATCAGGTGTGGCAGGTACTCACCGATTACGACAACCTGGCAAGCTTTATTCCCAACCTTGCCTGTAGCCAACGACTCAGCCACCCCGATGGCGGCATTCGGCTAGAGCAGATCGGCTCCCAATGTTTTCTCAACATCAAGGTTTGTGCCCGCGTAGTACTTGATATGGTTGAGACGTTCCCAAAAGAACTGCGCTTCTCGATGGTAGAAGGCGATTTTCGCCAATTTGAGGGCAAATGGACCCTAGAGCCGGTCGCAGATACTCCAGAGCCTCTGGTTCGCCTGGGCTATGACTTAGTGATTCGTCCCCCTCGGGCCATGCCAGTTGGTCTAATTGAGCGGCATATTCGGAACGACTTGAGCAGAAACTTGCGGGCAATTAGCGATCGCACTACGGCCCTATTTGCTGATTAAAACGTTCCGACCGACCCTGGACTAGCAGACTAAGAAATCTGCAAACCAATAACGTCCCGGCGTCATTTCCGCGTAGGCAGTAAATCCATCAATCCAAATTTCAGGGCTGCGTCAAGGGCTGCATGCGTTCGGCGATCACGGCGTAGAAGGGGTCGCCGCCGGGCATACCGAGCATTTGCAAAATAGCGGGGACATTGGGAGTGTGAGCAATCACCTCTGGGGTGCCAAAGCCTGGCACTGCGCCAAAATAGCTCTTAACCAAATTGACTCGGCGAGTTTCACTACCGTCGCGCCAGGCGGCGATCGCCTTTTGATAAAACATCCGGTTCGAGAAACTGACAATGGCAATGCCGCCCGGTTTAAGAACGCGATAGATCTCAGCAAATACCACCTCAGGCTGCTGAAGATATTGCACTGATACAGTATTGAGCACCGCATCAAAGGAGGCATCCTCGAGAGGCAGCTGAGGGTTTTCGTTCAGGTTTTGCACAAAGTAGTGGTCGAGGCGGGGGTTTTTAGCTAACTCCTCAGCATTCATGCCGTGCCCTTCAATGTGCTCAAAGGGCAACTCCGCTGGCAAGTGCGAAACCCAACTGCTCATCATGTCGAAAAGGCGGCTACCGGGGGTCAACCGCTGGCGATATAAATCTGTCAGCTGCTGAATGAACCCCTCATCTACATGGGTAACAAGGCGGGGCACATCGTAAAAATAGGTATCGCTGGCATCGTCTAGCTTAGTACGTTGATCGGGCTGAAGCAGCATGGGGGTTGGATAGAACTATGTTTGCTTAAATTGTAAACATATCTTAAAGAAGGAGCTACCTGAGCCTAAGGCTGCTCCCTAGGATTGAAGCATTGAGGCTATAGCCGTAAGCCCGCTAGCTGAGAAAAAGGATTCAGGTGGGGATATCCGTCTTGGACGCAGCGTAGAACCCAGCTCTATCCCGCGTTACACTGTTAAAAACCCGTATTTGGGCGTCTTCGGTCTATGAGTTTAGAGATAAAAGCCGTGCAGGCACCGTATGGCGATGCGATGTACCGCACGCCGCCCCCAGATCTACCCTCCCTGCTGCTCAAGGAGCGGATTGTCTATCTGGGCCTTCCTCTGTTCTCGGGGGATGACGTTAAGCAGCAGGTGGGTATTGACGTCACCGAGCTGATCATTGCTCAGCTGCTCTTCTTGCAGTTCGATGACCCCGACAAACCCATTTATTTCTATATCAATTCCACTGGCACTTCCTGGTACGACGGCAACATGATTGGCTACGACACCGAAGCCTTTGCCATCTGCGACACCATGAACTACATCAAGCCGCCAGTGCACACCATTTGCCTGGGCCAAGCGATGGGCTCTGCCGCCGTGATTTTAGCCGCCGGCACAAAGGGCTACCGGGCTAGCTTGCCCCACGCGCGGATTGTGCTCAATCAGCCTCGCAGTGGAGCCCAGGGCCAAGCAACCGACATCGAAATTCGGGCCAAAGAAGTGCTCGACAACAAGCGTTCGATGATGGATATTTTGGCCAAGAGCACCGGCAAAACCAGAGACCAGGTAATGCGCGATTCTGACCGGATGTTCTACATGAACCCAGAGGAAGCTAAGGAATACGGCATTATTGACCGGGTGCTGGCTAGCCGCAAAGAGCTACCTCAGCCGGCTGGAGTTGGGGTTTAGCCTCATCCCGCTATCACAGCGTCCATGGTGATGATGGCCTTTAGGGCCAATCTAAGACTCTTCCACGACTGTTGTTTTATTTTAGGTTGCAAGAGCACTATGCCCATCGGCACTCCCAAGGTTCCCTATCGTTTGCCTGGTAGCCAGTACTCCCAGTGGGTTGATATTTATACCCGTTTGAACCAGGAGCGAATTATTTTTCTGGGGCAAGAGGTCACTGATACCCTGGCCAATTCCATTGTGGCCGCCATGCTGTACCTTGACTCTGACGATAACACCAAGCCTATTTACCTCTACATCAACTCCCCTGGCGGGTCGGTGACGGCGGGTATGGCAATCTACGACACCATGCAGTACATCAAGTCTGATGTAGTGACAATTTGTTTAGGGTTGGCGGCCTCCATGGGGGCCTTTCTACTGGCAGCCGGTAGCCACGGCAAGCGAGTGGCCTTGCCTCACTCGCGCATCATGATTCACCAGCCCATGGGTGGCACCGGACGCCAGCGTCTTCAAGCCAGTGACATTGCCATTGAGGCCAAAGAGATTCTACGGGTTCGCCAAGAGCTCAACGAGATGATGGCCCGTCACACCGGTCGCTCTATTGACCAAATTCAAAAAGACACTGACCGTGACTACTTCATGTCGGCGGAAGAGGCTGTGGCCTATGGCTTGATCGACCGGGTAATTGAAGAGCGAACCCAAGATTTGGCTACCCCCACGCCTGCTGTGGTTTAATTCGCTGCGCCATTTCCGCCCAAAGTTGGCAGAATAGGGGCAACACACGTACCTCTTCTACAAAGTTAGCGAACATGGCGCTGGCGCACTACTACCGCATATTGGGGCTAAGAACTGGGGCCAGCTTTGACAATGTTAAGCTGGCCTATCGTAATTTAGCTCGGCTATATCACCCGGATGTGAACCCTGGGGACCAACTGGCCAAGGAAAAATTTATTCAGGTTACGCAGGCTTATAAGGCTCTGGCCAACGCGTTGCCTACGGATGGGGTAGCGGCTTCTCCAGCGTCCCCTGCTGCGGTTAGATCGACCCAGAATTCCCCTAGCACGGCACCTCGACCCCAGACACCCCGATCGCCCCGGGCTGAGCCTTCTCAAGCCGCTCCACCACCACCTGCGGAAGAAATTGAACTGACCCTAAGCCCAACTCCAGGCGGGTCGGAGGTTGACCAAACTCTAAAAGTCAATAGCTTTAAGCACCTGCGAGGTTTCTTCCAAGAACAACGCTTTCCCCGAGCAGTGGCTTTGGTAGAGGGGCTGGTGCAGCGATTCCCAGAAGATCCTGAAATTCGCCAGTGGCATGCGCTCACTTACTATCGCTGGGGCCACGACTTACTCAATCACCATAATTTCAGTAAGGCCGAAGCCTGCTTGAAAAAAGCCTGGCGGGTTGATCCTTACAACAAGTCTTTGCGCCAGGCGCTTCAGCAAGATTTTCAGCGGCTAGCGCAGCAGCAGCAAGCCTCGATGCCCCAGGCTCAGTAAACGTTTGAACGTTCGAACGTTCTTAAGGGGTCTAGATGTTCTAACCCAGGTGACTATGGCTATAGATGGCTATCGGCTCTGCTTAACTCGCGTTTGGGTTGAGTTAACGAGTCGAGAGGATGGTGTAAAACCATTGCTCGAAGCGGATGGCAAGGGCCTCTAGGGAATAGTCTGTTTCGGCTTGAAGGCGGCAGGCGCGGCGATCGAGACGGTCAATGGCGGCGATCGCATCCACCAGCCCCTGCACATCGTCGGGTGGCACTAGCCAACCGGTCTTGCCCGACTGCACAATTTCAGCGGGGCCGCCCCTGGCATAGGCAATGACCGGCACGCCGCAGGCCAGGGCTTCGATCGCCACATTGCCAAAGGCCTCAACCCAGCGTGGAGTCATCACCAGGGCACGGCACTGGCGCAAGACCTGCTGAAGCTCATGGGTCGGCAGAAAGCCCAGGTAGCAGTCAGCAGCACCGGGAAAGCGATCGCAGAGTCGATGCCAGTAGTCGGCATCCTCTAGTTTGCCGAGGATTTTGAGCGGTGCCTGGGCCATAGCTGCGGCCTCTAGGGCGTCTTCTAGGCCCTTTTCGGGAGAGATGCGACCCAGCCAAGCTAGAGCATTACCTGGGGAAGCACAGAAGTCGTACAGGTCTAAATCGATAGCACTGCTGAGGATTGCGAAAGCATCGGCAACGCCAAAGGTTTCGGCCTGGGTGCGGGTATAGGCCCCCAGACGGTTGGGGTAGTCCTGAGCTACTTGGTCAATGGCCCCATCCATGGCGTCGCTGAGAGACCCCATGGTGACAAAGTGAGCGACTGGAGTACAGAAAAATTCTGTCAGATAAAACGGCAACCAGTCGTAGGCGAAGTTGACGATCACATCAAACTGGTCTTGCTGCCGTTGGGCATAGCGCCACATATTGCCCAACACACTATTGTCGGGAATCGTGATCGGGGTGTTGCGCCCCTGGGTATGGGCCGTGGGTTGAAGCTGACCAGGGATTTGAACGATGGGGACGGTCCCTAATTGAGACCCCTCGGGGGCCAGCACGGTCACCTGGTGCCCTCGTGCCCTGAGCCCCTGAACAACGTTGATCAGGGTAAGTTCGACCCCACCCCCCA is a genomic window of Nodosilinea sp. E11 containing:
- a CDS encoding glycosyltransferase family 2 protein, translating into MADFPKRFSTGRFYQPLEELEIEDFPGYAGRRPKAALILSVLWGVTIALHLLSWGSWLVVGLTAILATHALRILCARPMPEALPLPSTTDVSAGLQASSTQAPLNPDSWPYVSLLVAAKNEETVIEPLVAALCQIDYPTSRYDVWIIDDNSTDGTAQRLQALAQRYPQLRVLRRPTAASGGKSGALNQVWPDTKGDIIGVFDADARVPQDVLRQIVPLFDAGKVGAVQMQKAIVNRAKNLWTRGQQAEMALDSYFQQQRISLGGIGELRGNGQFVRRAALTQCGGWNEETITDDLDLTLRLHFSGWEIHFLLHPAVGEEGVERPLALWHQRNRWAEGGYQRYLDYWRLIAQHRLAPAKTFDMAAFWMIQYGLPTVALPDFVMAMLRHRLPLFLPLSSLALTLSMVGMFCGLRRTRPQPVWVSGLQTLWGNFYMLHWLLVIATMAMRLSVRPKRLRWVKTVHLGSEEDLRVDMP
- a CDS encoding YciI family protein, producing MPWFVKLERGIVNKATFDQFVPDHVAYVKDLIAQGHAAKTGYWAEYGGGMLLFRADSIEEARAIVAADPLIANHCVEYELHEWRVVVE
- the smpB gene encoding SsrA-binding protein SmpB, whose protein sequence is MADSSDGYKIVSDNRQARHEYEILETYEAGLELMGSEVKSIRQGRVNLRDGYALIKDGELWLHNIHISPYTMTNKAYNHEAKRARKLLLHRDEIRKLIGKVEQKGLTLVPLKLYLQRGWVKATIALAKGKKLHDKRESLKRKQESRETARALSGRD
- a CDS encoding ATP-binding protein, with the protein product MARSAPASTSPVIGTVKGPGENGNQYVFITADNRQVKIGEFVYYTVDLADMANAQILGKISERRLIDHLPDRIFADPDIDPEAIAALVGFAHPNPEIYEVTVDVVGHFHPALGFMNPRVAPDPGAKVCLADDESLRQIINKKQPQAVGSAHIGSLLLRPGGRVPVALDVKELVSTHMAILAGTGSGKSYTAGVLIEELLSPYNRAAVLIFDPHGEYGTLTELRGHPSFASDDGYSPEVKILTPDDIRIRMSSLDYYDILTLLPDMSDRQQAILNKAFSLLGKHKFGEHRWDVQDLISACYESDRTTDDEGNEKTGSSAPALEWKLGKLERSDYFHRVQHLAPKDLFSPGQVTVLQMNEISQEEQQVICAAVLRQSYQARMNTAKEKITPDDENYLPYPVFILIEEAHRFAPAHEPARCKQILRTILSEGRKFGMGVGLITQRPGKLDSDVLSQCMSQFLMRIVNPVDQDSLKYGVEAAGRDLLKELPSLTKGQVIVSGACVNTPVLCQVRQRLTKHGGETMNAPEAWLSHFQRHHQQARQLEKAAPARAGKKAETFGGVSIE
- a CDS encoding HAMP domain-containing sensor histidine kinase, with the translated sequence MASDNSPVLFQARPPEGLSLAASTHGDGREIWPLVHALAATLNDPNPLPALTEVLGTHLGARACLMLCHYPSTSGVTYTCWHQGTAPASHWLAASSDPSTVLDGQRRVTLELIQQTIAPPMGLGWPHWRKGLAELLQADHRPPAWLRAIATATAIAVDGSGLQGAILLLGTSSLGLDQTVQANLASLGAIAFHQYYLQGQAQGNAEQVLYLNHLKEDFLSTLSHELRTPLTSMMLAIRMLRRPDLTPERSAMYLDILEQQCTREINLVNDLLMLQTLESTPPLTTPQPIDLSHLLTDLAQQAKEPFQQAQLTLAQQLPPTPVTLSIDSAQLTKVLQELLANARKYSAPQTTVTLALADNQAHQGRITLQISNVGAAIGADDLPHIFDKFRRGCNATKDGIAGTGAGLALVHGIVEQLGGTIKVSSQPHDNQLWQTCFTLEFEHHDKSIHNS
- a CDS encoding SRPBCC family protein, which translates into the protein MTANPPNPTNFEAAPLDAEVFAGDLGSGALALESGVSVQTEKLEGQQRRILAFTQIPATVDQVWQVLTDYDNLASFIPNLACSQRLSHPDGGIRLEQIGSQCFLNIKVCARVVLDMVETFPKELRFSMVEGDFRQFEGKWTLEPVADTPEPLVRLGYDLVIRPPRAMPVGLIERHIRNDLSRNLRAISDRTTALFAD
- a CDS encoding class I SAM-dependent methyltransferase, encoding MLLQPDQRTKLDDASDTYFYDVPRLVTHVDEGFIQQLTDLYRQRLTPGSRLFDMMSSWVSHLPAELPFEHIEGHGMNAEELAKNPRLDHYFVQNLNENPQLPLEDASFDAVLNTVSVQYLQQPEVVFAEIYRVLKPGGIAIVSFSNRMFYQKAIAAWRDGSETRRVNLVKSYFGAVPGFGTPEVIAHTPNVPAILQMLGMPGGDPFYAVIAERMQPLTQP
- a CDS encoding ATP-dependent Clp protease proteolytic subunit; this translates as MSLEIKAVQAPYGDAMYRTPPPDLPSLLLKERIVYLGLPLFSGDDVKQQVGIDVTELIIAQLLFLQFDDPDKPIYFYINSTGTSWYDGNMIGYDTEAFAICDTMNYIKPPVHTICLGQAMGSAAVILAAGTKGYRASLPHARIVLNQPRSGAQGQATDIEIRAKEVLDNKRSMMDILAKSTGKTRDQVMRDSDRMFYMNPEEAKEYGIIDRVLASRKELPQPAGVGV
- a CDS encoding ATP-dependent Clp protease proteolytic subunit — protein: MPIGTPKVPYRLPGSQYSQWVDIYTRLNQERIIFLGQEVTDTLANSIVAAMLYLDSDDNTKPIYLYINSPGGSVTAGMAIYDTMQYIKSDVVTICLGLAASMGAFLLAAGSHGKRVALPHSRIMIHQPMGGTGRQRLQASDIAIEAKEILRVRQELNEMMARHTGRSIDQIQKDTDRDYFMSAEEAVAYGLIDRVIEERTQDLATPTPAVV
- a CDS encoding DnaJ domain-containing protein, with translation MALAHYYRILGLRTGASFDNVKLAYRNLARLYHPDVNPGDQLAKEKFIQVTQAYKALANALPTDGVAASPASPAAVRSTQNSPSTAPRPQTPRSPRAEPSQAAPPPPAEEIELTLSPTPGGSEVDQTLKVNSFKHLRGFFQEQRFPRAVALVEGLVQRFPEDPEIRQWHALTYYRWGHDLLNHHNFSKAEACLKKAWRVDPYNKSLRQALQQDFQRLAQQQQASMPQAQ
- a CDS encoding glycosyltransferase family 4 protein, with product MPSSLRLLLISTPVGPLGSGLGGGVELTLINVVQGLRARGHQVTVLAPEGSQLGTVPIVQIPGQLQPTAHTQGRNTPITIPDNSVLGNMWRYAQRQQDQFDVIVNFAYDWLPFYLTEFFCTPVAHFVTMGSLSDAMDGAIDQVAQDYPNRLGAYTRTQAETFGVADAFAILSSAIDLDLYDFCASPGNALAWLGRISPEKGLEDALEAAAMAQAPLKILGKLEDADYWHRLCDRFPGAADCYLGFLPTHELQQVLRQCRALVMTPRWVEAFGNVAIEALACGVPVIAYARGGPAEIVQSGKTGWLVPPDDVQGLVDAIAAIDRLDRRACRLQAETDYSLEALAIRFEQWFYTILSTR